A single genomic interval of Microbacterium sp. BLY harbors:
- the dnaE gene encoding DNA polymerase III subunit alpha: MASDSFVHLHVHSEYSMLDGAAKINAMTQAAADYGMPAIAVTDHGNTFAAFEFYNAARNAGVKPIVGLEAYVTPGTHRSDKTRVQWGSPDQRSDDVSGSGAYTHMTMWSQSTEGMHNLFRLSSLSSMEGYYFKPRMDRELLQTYGKGLIATTGCPSGEVQTRLRLGQYDAARAAAAEFQDIFGKENYFAEIMDHGLSIERRVMTDLLRLAKDLGIPLVATNDSHYTHQHEADAHEALLCVQSGSTLDDPNRFKFDGDGYYIKTAAEMRQLFRDHPEACDNTLLIAERCEVEFNTSANYMPRFPVPDGETEDSWLIKEVEKGLHYRYPHGIPDKVRKQAEYETGIILQMGFPGYFLVVADFINWAKDNGIRVGPGRGSGAGSMVAYAMRITDLDPLEHGLIFERFLNPDRVSMPDFDVDFDDRRRGEVIEYVTQKYGSERVAQIVTYGTIKSKQALKDAGRVLGFPFSMGERLTKAMPPAVMGKDMPLDGMFDSAHPRYKEASEFRALIETDPEAKTVFDRALGLEGLKRQWGVHAAGVIMSSEPLLDIIPIMRREQDGQIVTQFDYPSCESLGLIKMDFLGLRNLTIISDALDNIRMNRGEELDLEHLGLDDPAVYELLARGDTLGVFQLDSPPLRSLMRLMKPDNFGDISALIALYRPGPMGANSHTNYALRKNGQQEISPIHPELAEPLAEILEESYGLIIYQEQVMAIAQKVAGFSLGQADILRRAMGKKKKSELDKQYAGFAAGMTERGFGEGAIKALWDILLPFSDYAFNKAHSAAYGLVSYWTAYLKAHYPAEYMAALLTSVGDSKDKMALYLNECRRMGIKVLPPDVSESINFFAAVGDDIRFGLGAVRNVGSNVVDGIVQSRKDERFTSFHHFLDKVPLHVANKRTVESLIKAGAFDSMGDTRRALLEIHEDAVEAAVDRKRNEAQGAIGFDFDSLYDGMEEAAPAKVPPRPEWIKKDKLAFEREMLGLYVSDHPLAGLEVPLAKHASISIHDLNNSEDLQDGDQVTVAGLVTSVQHRVAKASGNPYGMITVEDFNGEVTVMFMGKTYLEFQHTLQQDAILAVRGRVSRRDDGLNLHAQSAFAPDVGSFDAAGPLSLVLAEQRATERVMTELAEVLRRHSGDTEVLLRVHRGGTAKVFEVPMPVKVSADLFGDLKSLLGPTCLG, from the coding sequence ATGGCATCCGACTCCTTCGTCCACCTGCACGTGCACAGCGAGTACTCGATGCTCGACGGGGCCGCGAAGATCAACGCCATGACGCAGGCGGCCGCCGACTACGGCATGCCGGCGATCGCCGTGACCGACCACGGCAACACCTTCGCGGCGTTCGAGTTCTACAACGCGGCGCGGAACGCCGGCGTCAAGCCCATCGTCGGCCTCGAGGCCTACGTCACCCCGGGCACGCATCGCAGCGACAAGACGCGGGTGCAGTGGGGGTCGCCCGATCAGCGCAGCGACGACGTGTCCGGTTCCGGTGCGTACACCCACATGACCATGTGGAGCCAGAGCACGGAGGGCATGCACAACCTGTTCCGGCTCAGCTCGCTGTCGAGCATGGAGGGCTACTACTTCAAACCTCGGATGGACCGCGAGCTGCTGCAGACGTACGGCAAGGGGCTCATCGCCACGACGGGCTGCCCGTCGGGTGAGGTGCAGACCCGCCTCCGACTCGGTCAGTACGACGCCGCCCGCGCGGCGGCGGCGGAGTTTCAGGACATCTTCGGCAAGGAGAACTACTTCGCCGAGATCATGGATCACGGCCTCTCGATCGAGCGCCGGGTCATGACCGACCTGCTCCGTCTCGCGAAGGACCTCGGCATCCCGCTGGTGGCCACCAACGACTCGCACTACACGCATCAGCACGAGGCGGATGCCCACGAGGCGCTCCTGTGCGTGCAGTCCGGCTCCACCCTCGACGACCCGAACCGCTTCAAGTTCGACGGCGACGGCTACTACATCAAGACCGCCGCCGAGATGCGCCAGCTCTTCCGCGACCACCCGGAGGCCTGCGACAACACGCTGCTGATCGCGGAGCGGTGCGAGGTCGAGTTCAACACGTCGGCGAACTACATGCCGCGGTTCCCCGTTCCGGACGGCGAGACCGAGGACAGCTGGCTCATCAAGGAGGTCGAGAAGGGCCTCCACTACCGGTACCCCCACGGCATCCCGGACAAGGTGCGCAAGCAGGCCGAGTACGAGACCGGCATCATCCTCCAGATGGGGTTCCCCGGCTACTTCCTCGTGGTCGCCGACTTCATCAACTGGGCCAAGGACAACGGCATCCGCGTCGGTCCGGGCCGTGGCTCCGGTGCCGGATCGATGGTGGCCTACGCGATGAGGATCACCGACCTCGATCCCCTCGAGCACGGCCTGATCTTCGAGCGCTTCCTCAACCCCGACCGCGTCTCCATGCCTGACTTCGACGTCGACTTCGACGACCGTCGTCGCGGCGAGGTGATCGAGTATGTGACCCAGAAGTACGGCTCCGAGCGCGTGGCGCAGATCGTCACGTACGGCACGATCAAGTCCAAGCAGGCACTCAAGGACGCCGGTCGCGTCCTCGGCTTCCCGTTCAGCATGGGGGAGCGGCTCACCAAGGCGATGCCCCCCGCGGTGATGGGGAAGGACATGCCGCTGGACGGCATGTTCGACTCCGCGCACCCCCGCTACAAGGAGGCCAGCGAGTTCCGCGCGCTCATCGAGACGGACCCGGAGGCCAAGACCGTCTTCGACCGCGCCCTCGGCCTCGAGGGCTTGAAGCGGCAGTGGGGTGTGCACGCGGCCGGCGTCATCATGTCGTCGGAGCCGCTCCTCGACATCATCCCGATCATGCGGCGCGAGCAGGACGGGCAGATCGTCACGCAGTTCGACTATCCGTCGTGCGAGTCGCTCGGCCTGATCAAGATGGACTTCCTGGGGCTCCGGAACCTCACGATCATCTCCGACGCCCTCGACAACATCCGGATGAACCGCGGTGAGGAACTCGACCTCGAGCACCTGGGCCTCGACGACCCCGCCGTGTACGAGCTGCTCGCCCGCGGTGACACCCTTGGCGTCTTCCAGCTCGACAGCCCGCCCCTGCGCTCCCTCATGCGGCTCATGAAGCCGGACAACTTCGGCGACATCTCGGCCCTGATCGCGTTGTACCGTCCGGGGCCGATGGGCGCCAACTCCCACACGAACTACGCGCTGCGGAAGAACGGCCAGCAGGAGATCAGCCCGATCCACCCCGAGCTGGCGGAGCCTCTCGCGGAGATCCTGGAAGAGTCGTACGGACTCATCATCTACCAGGAGCAGGTCATGGCCATCGCGCAGAAGGTCGCCGGGTTCAGCCTCGGTCAGGCCGACATCCTGCGCCGGGCGATGGGAAAGAAGAAGAAGTCCGAGCTGGACAAGCAGTATGCGGGCTTCGCGGCGGGTATGACCGAGCGGGGCTTCGGCGAGGGAGCCATCAAGGCGCTCTGGGACATCCTGCTGCCCTTCTCCGACTACGCCTTCAACAAAGCGCACTCGGCGGCCTACGGCCTCGTCTCGTACTGGACCGCCTACCTCAAGGCCCATTACCCCGCCGAGTACATGGCCGCACTGCTCACGAGCGTCGGCGACTCGAAGGACAAGATGGCGCTCTACCTCAACGAGTGCCGACGGATGGGCATCAAGGTGCTCCCGCCCGACGTCTCGGAGTCGATCAACTTCTTCGCGGCCGTCGGCGACGACATCCGCTTCGGTCTCGGTGCGGTCCGCAACGTCGGCAGCAACGTCGTCGACGGCATCGTGCAGTCCCGCAAGGATGAGCGCTTCACCTCGTTCCATCACTTCCTCGACAAGGTGCCGCTCCACGTCGCCAACAAGCGCACGGTCGAGTCGCTCATCAAGGCCGGCGCGTTCGACTCCATGGGGGACACCCGGCGGGCACTCCTCGAGATCCACGAGGACGCGGTGGAGGCGGCGGTCGACCGCAAGCGCAACGAGGCCCAGGGGGCCATCGGCTTCGACTTCGACAGCCTCTACGACGGCATGGAGGAGGCGGCTCCGGCCAAGGTGCCGCCTCGGCCGGAGTGGATCAAGAAGGACAAGCTCGCCTTCGAGCGCGAGATGCTCGGTCTGTACGTCTCGGATCATCCGCTCGCCGGACTCGAGGTGCCGCTCGCGAAGCATGCATCGATCTCCATCCACGACCTCAACAACTCGGAGGATCTCCAGGACGGCGACCAGGTGACCGTCGCAGGGCTCGTCACGAGCGTCCAGCATCGTGTGGCCAAGGCCAGCGGCAATCCCTACGGCATGATCACCGTCGAGGACTTCAACGGCGAGGTCACGGTCATGTTCATGGGCAAGACCTACCTCGAGTTCCAGCACACCCTCCAGCAGGATGCGATCCTCGCCGTCCGTGGACGGGTGTCCCGGCGCGACGACGGACTGAACCTGCACGCGCAGTCGGCGTTCGCACCCGACGTCGGCTCCTTCGACGCCGCAGGGCCCCTGTCGCTCGTCCTCGCCGAGCAGCGGGCGACCGAGCGCGTCATGACCGAGCTCGCCGAGGTCCTCCGCCGGCACAGCGGCGATACCGAGGTGCTGCTGCGCGTGCACCGCGGAGGAACGGCGAAGGTGTTCGAGGTTCCCATGCCGGTGAAGGTGTCGGCGGACCTCTTCGGTGACCTCAAGTCTCTGCTCGGACCGACCTGTCTGGGGTGA
- a CDS encoding GNAT family N-acetyltransferase: MSILVRPATVFDDVAAVVGPKKPTSNVCFCLSYRIGNKENVALRGPARAERVRELCHQDPPPGVLAYLDEVPVGWAALHPRAETSFARNRLIPHVDDLDVWSLWCFRVRPGHRGHGVSHALIAGAVAYARERGAPAIEGYPVDNAGARVNLTMAYVGTRRLFESAGFAKAADTGSVLDGFPRVLMRRDLRENP, from the coding sequence ATGAGCATCCTGGTGCGTCCGGCGACGGTCTTCGACGACGTCGCCGCGGTGGTCGGTCCGAAGAAGCCGACATCGAACGTCTGCTTCTGTCTGAGCTACCGCATCGGCAACAAGGAGAACGTCGCGCTGCGAGGGCCTGCCCGCGCCGAGCGGGTGCGGGAGCTCTGCCATCAGGACCCTCCGCCGGGGGTGCTGGCGTATCTCGACGAGGTGCCGGTCGGCTGGGCGGCGCTGCATCCCCGGGCGGAGACGAGTTTCGCGCGCAACCGCCTGATCCCGCACGTCGACGACCTCGATGTCTGGTCGCTGTGGTGCTTCCGCGTCCGCCCGGGACACCGCGGACACGGGGTGTCCCACGCCCTCATCGCGGGTGCGGTCGCCTACGCCAGGGAGCGCGGTGCCCCCGCGATCGAGGGGTATCCGGTCGACAACGCCGGTGCGCGGGTGAACCTGACGATGGCGTACGTCGGCACGCGGCGGCTCTTCGAGAGTGCGGGATTCGCGAAGGCGGCGGACACGGGTTCCGTCCTCGACGGCTTCCCCCGCGTGCTCATGCGGCGGGATCTCCGCGAGAATCCGTGA
- a CDS encoding RluA family pseudouridine synthase, which yields MESRSLPVPDGLDGTRVDAALAKLLGFSRTFAAEVAASGGVRLDGAVLDKSDRLRGGAWLEVEWQPKEGPKIVPIAVPELGIVYDDDDIVVVDKPTGVAAHPSLGWEGPTVVGALAAAGFRVATSGAPERQGVVHRLDVGTSGLMVVAKSEAAYTALKLAFKERTVEKIYHAVVQGHPDPLVGTIDAPIGRHPNHSWKFAVVPDGKPSVTHYETLEAFPGASLLEIHLETGRTHQIRVHMAAHRHPCVGDPLYGADPTLSARLGLTRQWLHAHQLAFAHPTTGEWVQFTSPYPDDFQHALDVLRGE from the coding sequence GTGGAATCCCGGTCGCTGCCCGTCCCCGACGGGCTCGACGGCACGCGGGTCGACGCCGCACTGGCCAAGCTGCTCGGCTTCTCCCGCACGTTCGCCGCGGAGGTCGCCGCCTCCGGTGGGGTGCGCCTCGACGGTGCCGTCCTGGACAAGTCGGATCGCCTGCGCGGCGGTGCCTGGCTCGAAGTGGAGTGGCAGCCGAAGGAGGGACCGAAGATCGTGCCGATCGCGGTGCCGGAGCTCGGGATCGTCTACGACGACGACGACATCGTCGTCGTCGACAAACCGACCGGCGTCGCCGCTCATCCGTCGCTCGGATGGGAGGGCCCGACGGTGGTGGGTGCTCTCGCGGCCGCCGGTTTCCGCGTGGCGACGAGCGGGGCCCCCGAGCGTCAGGGCGTGGTCCACCGGCTCGACGTGGGCACGAGCGGTCTCATGGTCGTCGCGAAGAGCGAGGCCGCCTACACGGCCTTGAAGCTTGCGTTCAAGGAGCGCACGGTCGAGAAGATCTATCACGCGGTGGTGCAGGGGCATCCCGACCCGCTCGTGGGGACGATCGACGCACCGATCGGACGCCATCCGAACCACTCGTGGAAGTTCGCCGTGGTTCCGGACGGCAAGCCGTCGGTCACGCACTACGAGACCCTCGAGGCGTTCCCGGGGGCGTCGCTGCTCGAGATCCATCTGGAGACGGGCCGCACGCATCAGATCCGCGTGCACATGGCCGCGCATCGGCATCCGTGCGTCGGTGACCCGCTCTACGGAGCGGACCCGACGCTGTCCGCCCGCCTCGGCCTGACGCGCCAGTGGCTGCACGCGCATCAGCTCGCGTTCGCGCATCCGACCACGGGGGAGTGGGTGCAGTTCACCTCGCCCTACCCGGACGACTTCCAGCACGCGCTCGACGTGCTCCGCGGGGAATAG
- the lspA gene encoding signal peptidase II, which produces MSGRRPLRRSAAGAIVAILATVVLAADQFVKYLTIENLPLHEAVPVLGEFLQLYYVRNPGAAFSLGSGVTWIFTIALAVVAGVIVWKAFGLRSPLWAVVLGCLLGGVLGNLTDRLFREPGFPVGHVVDMISMPWMMPAIFNVADVFIVTGMISVALLVVFGLRFDGTREKDHAPVETDEDAEAAAASEER; this is translated from the coding sequence TTGTCAGGACGTCGTCCCCTTCGTCGGTCGGCGGCCGGTGCGATCGTTGCGATTCTCGCAACGGTCGTGCTGGCCGCCGATCAGTTTGTGAAGTACCTCACGATCGAGAACCTGCCGCTGCATGAGGCGGTTCCCGTCCTCGGCGAGTTCCTCCAGCTCTACTACGTCCGCAACCCCGGCGCGGCGTTCTCGCTCGGATCCGGCGTGACCTGGATCTTCACGATCGCCCTGGCGGTCGTTGCCGGAGTGATCGTGTGGAAGGCCTTCGGTCTGCGATCGCCGCTCTGGGCGGTCGTGTTGGGGTGCCTGCTGGGCGGCGTCCTGGGCAATCTCACGGACCGCCTGTTCCGGGAGCCCGGGTTCCCCGTCGGCCATGTGGTCGACATGATCTCGATGCCCTGGATGATGCCGGCGATCTTCAACGTCGCCGACGTGTTCATCGTCACCGGCATGATCTCCGTGGCCCTGCTCGTCGTGTTCGGGCTCCGTTTCGACGGTACGCGCGAGAAGGACCACGCGCCGGTCGAGACGGACGAGGACGCCGAGGCGGCCGCCGCGTCCGAGGAGCGCTGA
- a CDS encoding DivIVA domain-containing protein: MALTPDDVVTKQFQHVRFKDGFDPDEVDDFLDEIVIEWRKALEENAELKAKLAAYESGATPAPAAAEPAAATPAPAPAAETAAEPAPTGSATATAGIIELAQRLHDEHVAEGEAKRNQLISEAEAEVARIRTEAEAKQREETARLERERNTLEARITELRNFERDYRSQLRGYIEGQLRELDEKSASTDSTPVSAIGL; encoded by the coding sequence ATGGCACTTACCCCGGATGACGTCGTCACCAAGCAGTTCCAGCACGTCCGCTTCAAGGACGGCTTCGACCCGGACGAGGTCGACGACTTCCTCGACGAGATCGTCATCGAGTGGCGCAAGGCCCTCGAGGAGAACGCCGAGCTGAAGGCGAAGCTCGCCGCGTACGAGTCGGGCGCCACCCCTGCTCCGGCCGCCGCCGAGCCGGCCGCTGCGACGCCTGCCCCCGCTCCCGCTGCGGAGACTGCCGCCGAGCCTGCTCCGACCGGCTCCGCGACCGCGACCGCCGGCATCATCGAGCTGGCTCAGCGCCTGCACGACGAGCACGTCGCCGAGGGTGAGGCCAAGCGCAACCAGCTCATCTCTGAGGCCGAGGCCGAGGTCGCCCGCATCCGCACGGAGGCCGAGGCGAAGCAGCGTGAGGAGACCGCCCGTCTCGAGCGCGAGCGCAACACGCTGGAGGCGCGCATCACCGAGCTGCGCAACTTCGAGCGCGACTACCGTTCGCAGCTCCGCGGCTACATCGAGGGTCAGCTCCGCGAGCTCGACGAGAAGTCGGCGTCGACGGACTCCACGCCGGTCTCCGCGATCGGCCTGTAA
- a CDS encoding YggT family protein: MQLVSVLASIVHLVLLVYILVLFARLILDYIPMFNREWRPKGFGLVAAEAVYTVTDPPIRFFRRIIPPLRIGQLSLDFGFALTLLVVLILMNIVRLFIR, encoded by the coding sequence GTGCAGCTGGTCTCGGTCCTCGCCAGCATCGTCCATCTGGTGCTGCTGGTCTACATCCTCGTGCTCTTCGCGAGGCTGATCCTCGACTACATCCCGATGTTCAATCGGGAGTGGCGTCCCAAGGGCTTCGGCCTGGTCGCCGCCGAAGCGGTCTACACGGTCACCGATCCGCCTATCCGGTTCTTCCGGCGGATCATCCCTCCGTTGCGCATCGGCCAGCTGTCCCTGGATTTCGGCTTCGCGCTGACGCTTCTGGTCGTCCTGATCCTGATGAACATCGTGCGGTTGTTCATCCGCTGA
- a CDS encoding cell division protein SepF, whose translation MGNPLKKTMVYLGLADEEEVYEEETPAPARAQRERDREEPAPAPVTPLRRPVAVRQPAAGAVNEILTVHPKQYRDAQLIAESFREGVPVIINLSQMSDADARRLIDFASGLSLGLYGRIERVTSKVFLLSPENIAVSGHGGIAHADAESAGFDHS comes from the coding sequence ATGGGTAACCCGCTGAAGAAGACCATGGTGTATCTCGGCCTCGCCGATGAGGAAGAGGTCTACGAAGAGGAGACGCCGGCGCCCGCCCGCGCGCAGCGCGAGCGTGACCGCGAAGAGCCGGCTCCGGCTCCCGTCACGCCGCTCCGTCGTCCCGTCGCCGTCCGCCAGCCCGCAGCAGGAGCCGTGAACGAGATCCTCACCGTCCACCCGAAGCAGTACCGCGACGCCCAGCTGATCGCGGAGAGCTTCCGCGAGGGCGTCCCCGTCATCATCAACCTCTCCCAGATGAGCGATGCCGACGCGCGCCGCCTCATCGACTTCGCGAGCGGTCTCTCCCTCGGCCTGTACGGCCGCATCGAGCGGGTCACCTCCAAGGTCTTCCTGCTCTCGCCGGAGAACATCGCGGTGTCCGGTCACGGGGGTATCGCGCACGCAGACGCCGAGTCTGCGGGCTTCGACCACTCGTAG
- a CDS encoding YggS family pyridoxal phosphate-dependent enzyme, with protein MPVGAAAPSDLAARLSAIDESIADAARAAGRSPAEITRIVVTKFHPASLVRDLHALGVRAVGENRQQELTAKVAELSALDLEWHFIGQGQTNKASAIRRSADVVHSVDRDRFADALHRAADGDDVLDVLLQVNLTEDEGRGGVDPAAAVALAEYVLTLPSLRLRGVMAVAPLDEEPASAFARLRRIADEVRAVAPDATWISAGMTGDYAEAIAAGATHLRIGSAITGPRPARG; from the coding sequence ATGCCGGTCGGCGCTGCGGCGCCATCGGATCTGGCCGCGCGGCTGTCGGCGATCGACGAGAGCATCGCCGACGCCGCGCGTGCCGCCGGGCGCTCTCCCGCGGAGATCACCCGGATCGTCGTCACCAAGTTCCATCCGGCCTCGCTCGTCCGTGACCTGCACGCTCTCGGCGTGCGGGCGGTGGGGGAGAACCGGCAGCAGGAGCTCACTGCCAAGGTCGCGGAGCTCTCCGCGCTCGACCTGGAGTGGCACTTCATCGGGCAGGGACAGACGAACAAGGCATCCGCGATCCGGCGGAGCGCCGACGTCGTGCATTCCGTCGATCGCGACCGCTTCGCCGATGCCCTGCACCGCGCCGCGGACGGTGACGACGTGCTCGACGTGCTCCTGCAGGTGAACCTCACGGAGGACGAGGGTCGTGGCGGTGTCGATCCGGCGGCGGCCGTCGCGCTGGCCGAGTACGTCCTCACACTGCCCTCGCTGCGCCTCCGCGGAGTCATGGCGGTGGCGCCCCTCGACGAGGAGCCCGCTTCGGCCTTCGCCCGCCTGCGTCGGATCGCCGACGAGGTGCGGGCCGTCGCCCCTGACGCGACCTGGATCTCCGCCGGGATGACCGGCGACTACGCCGAGGCGATCGCCGCCGGCGCGACACACCTGCGGATCGGTTCCGCAATCACGGGACCGCGCCCCGCCCGGGGTTAG
- the ftsZ gene encoding cell division protein FtsZ, translated as MSQNQNYLAVIKVVGVGGGGVNAVNRMIELGLRGVEFIAVNTDAQALLMSDADVKLDVGRELTRGLGAGADPEVGRRAAEDHAEEIEQALTGADMVFVTAGEGGGTGTGGAPVVARIAKSIGALTIGVVTKPFSFEGRRRQSQAEAGVAKLKEEVDTLIVVPNDRLLEISDRGISMIEAFATADQVLLAGVQGITDLITTPGLINLDFADVKSVMQGAGSALMGIGSARGADRAIKAAELAVESPLLEASIEGAHGVLLSIQGGSNLGIFEIHDAADLVKEAAHPEANIIFGTVIDDTLGDEVRVTVIAAGFDGGEPSLRLDPMVVSRPSTASLPEVALSDAAEPAAEKSTPEPAPAPSVQRTPATSIEPAFADDDIDIPEFLK; from the coding sequence ATGAGCCAGAACCAGAACTACCTCGCCGTGATCAAGGTCGTCGGCGTCGGCGGTGGCGGCGTCAACGCCGTCAACCGCATGATCGAGCTCGGTCTCCGCGGAGTCGAGTTCATCGCCGTCAACACCGACGCCCAGGCGCTGCTCATGAGCGACGCCGACGTCAAGCTGGACGTGGGCCGCGAGCTCACCCGCGGCCTCGGTGCCGGTGCCGACCCCGAGGTGGGGCGTCGCGCCGCTGAGGACCACGCCGAAGAGATCGAGCAGGCGCTGACCGGCGCCGACATGGTCTTCGTCACCGCCGGTGAGGGCGGTGGCACCGGAACGGGTGGCGCCCCGGTGGTCGCCCGCATCGCGAAGTCGATCGGCGCCCTGACCATCGGTGTCGTCACCAAGCCCTTCTCCTTCGAGGGTCGCCGTCGCCAGAGCCAGGCCGAGGCGGGCGTCGCGAAGCTCAAGGAAGAGGTCGACACCCTCATCGTCGTCCCGAACGACCGTCTGCTGGAGATCAGCGACCGCGGGATCTCGATGATCGAGGCGTTCGCGACCGCGGACCAGGTGCTGCTCGCCGGTGTGCAGGGCATCACCGACCTCATCACGACCCCCGGTCTGATCAACCTCGACTTCGCCGATGTGAAGTCGGTCATGCAGGGAGCGGGCTCCGCGCTAATGGGCATCGGCTCCGCGCGCGGCGCGGACCGGGCGATCAAGGCGGCCGAGCTGGCCGTCGAATCCCCGCTGCTCGAAGCGTCGATCGAGGGAGCGCACGGTGTGCTGCTGTCGATCCAGGGTGGCTCCAACCTCGGCATCTTCGAGATCCACGACGCCGCCGACCTCGTCAAGGAGGCCGCGCACCCCGAGGCGAACATCATCTTCGGTACCGTCATCGACGACACACTCGGTGACGAGGTGCGCGTGACCGTGATCGCTGCCGGCTTCGACGGCGGCGAGCCGTCGCTGCGGCTGGACCCGATGGTGGTCTCCCGTCCGTCGACCGCGTCCCTCCCCGAGGTCGCGCTGTCGGACGCCGCGGAGCCCGCCGCCGAGAAGAGCACCCCGGAGCCCGCGCCGGCGCCGTCGGTGCAGCGCACTCCGGCGACGAGCATCGAGCCCGCCTTCGCGGACGACGACATCGACATCCCCGAATTCCTGAAGTGA
- a CDS encoding FtsQ-type POTRA domain-containing protein, which yields MRRPPPLPSAPDTPEQTDAAFERSPRRRSASTRIEGDEPVVPFVEPVAAEGQTPAAPGSSMDVWRAARARRKALRAEIRRFTQRSRRRRIIWLSTLGAVVLLVGGSVAAAYSPLFAVQRITVTGATTIDPAVIEGALDDQLGTPLALVDTSEVKAALLAFPLIETYALEARPPHDLTVRIVERTPIGVIQSGAGFTLVDAAGVALSTTADRPAGQPLVEVEGGVDSSAFRSAGLVVRALPADIRRQLTGVRASTADDVTLTLDSGLTVVWGSQEDSGLKALALSAALVKNPDASSIDVTSPDVAVVG from the coding sequence ATGCGCCGGCCGCCCCCGCTCCCGAGCGCTCCGGACACGCCGGAGCAGACGGATGCCGCGTTCGAGCGGAGTCCGCGTCGACGGAGCGCATCGACCCGGATCGAGGGCGACGAACCGGTCGTGCCGTTCGTCGAGCCCGTCGCGGCGGAAGGGCAGACGCCGGCCGCGCCGGGCTCCTCGATGGACGTGTGGCGGGCGGCGCGCGCGCGACGCAAGGCGCTCCGCGCGGAGATCCGCCGCTTCACCCAGCGGTCGCGGCGGAGGCGGATCATCTGGCTGAGCACTCTCGGTGCGGTGGTGCTCCTCGTCGGCGGCAGCGTCGCGGCGGCGTACAGTCCGCTGTTCGCGGTGCAGCGCATCACGGTCACCGGGGCGACGACGATCGACCCCGCAGTGATCGAGGGGGCGCTGGACGATCAGCTCGGAACCCCGCTCGCTCTGGTCGACACGAGCGAGGTGAAGGCGGCGCTGCTGGCCTTTCCGCTCATCGAGACGTACGCGCTGGAAGCGCGGCCGCCGCATGACCTCACGGTGCGCATCGTGGAGCGCACCCCGATCGGCGTGATCCAGTCAGGGGCGGGCTTCACCCTCGTGGACGCCGCCGGGGTCGCGCTCTCCACCACGGCGGACCGACCGGCGGGCCAGCCGCTCGTGGAGGTCGAGGGTGGTGTCGACTCGTCGGCGTTCCGGAGCGCCGGGCTCGTCGTCCGTGCGCTTCCCGCCGACATCCGTCGCCAGCTCACGGGCGTCCGTGCCTCGACGGCGGACGACGTGACGCTCACCCTGGACTCCGGACTGACGGTCGTCTGGGGGAGCCAGGAGGACTCGGGGCTGAAGGCCCTGGCGCTGTCCGCCGCGCTCGTGAAGAACCCGGACGCCTCGTCGATCGACGTCACGTCCCCGGACGTCGCGGTCGTCGGCTGA